Proteins encoded within one genomic window of Flavobacterium gilvum:
- a CDS encoding TonB-dependent receptor: protein MRTISIKTISSIILLFIFSSSWAQSQIKGFVKDNQNNSLPGANILIKGTKYNTVSDAEGKFSIDTHEKLPFTLLIQYVGYTSKEIKINQPTEAPLEISLTPEGENVLVEVVVSSRRRIEKAQDIPIAVSVVTGKQAEQTGSFNVNRIKELVPSVQLYSSNPRNTGINIRGLGSPFGLTNDGIDPGVGFYVDGVYYARPAATTLDFIDVDQIEVLRGPQGSLFGKNTTAGAFNITSRKPSFTSGADFEVSYGNYSYLQAKASVTGALAKKLAGRLSFSGTSRDGLVENIATGRSTNTLNNQGFRGQLLFTPTENTNITLSADLTTQRPDGYAQVVAGVAPTQRAAYRQFNAIIADLNYKLPTLNAFDRKIDHDTPWRSGQDLGGASLNIDTKIGKGTLTSTTAWRFWNWDPSNDRDFTGLQQLAKSQNPSRQTQITQEVRYAGQIAKNLTGVAGVFFIDQTVKTNGTEESGNAQWRFAQDSPSNTPAGALWKTPGLLEGYGIKTVSSIRSSSAATFGQLDWAVTEKLHILPGLRYNFDKKDADYNRKTYGGLQTTDPALIALKKKVYTDQAFSSSTDNTDFSGNITASYKATDKINVYGTYAKSYKPVGVNVAGLPTPAAGQTLADLAVVKPESVNHYEVGVKTSPFKNSILNLTAFDTEIKDYQTNVQSPELGVNRGYLANADKVRVRGFEVDASIVANKNLSFNGALSYTEGIYQKFTNAPLPLEETGAAVSFKDVSGTDLPGISRWAGTLGGEYSRDAKFFGNNGKIFLAIDSYSRSSFSSSPSASKYLVVPGYSIFNGRLGFRASEGLSVHIWGRNLFNKNYYEQLLPAGGNAGQYAAVLGDQITYGVTLKYSL, encoded by the coding sequence ATGAGAACTATATCAATAAAAACAATATCAAGTATAATACTACTATTCATTTTTTCATCTTCCTGGGCACAAAGTCAAATTAAAGGATTTGTGAAAGACAACCAAAATAACTCTTTGCCGGGAGCTAACATTCTTATAAAAGGCACAAAATATAATACCGTATCTGATGCAGAGGGGAAATTCAGCATAGACACTCACGAAAAACTTCCTTTTACCCTTTTGATACAGTATGTGGGTTATACTTCCAAAGAAATAAAAATCAACCAACCAACGGAAGCTCCCTTGGAAATAAGCTTAACGCCAGAAGGCGAAAATGTCTTGGTCGAAGTAGTAGTTTCTTCCAGACGTCGCATAGAAAAAGCACAGGATATCCCAATTGCGGTATCAGTTGTAACCGGAAAACAAGCAGAACAAACAGGCTCATTTAATGTGAACCGCATCAAGGAATTGGTTCCTTCAGTACAATTATATTCTTCAAACCCAAGAAATACAGGTATCAATATTCGCGGACTTGGTTCTCCATTTGGACTTACTAATGACGGTATAGATCCAGGTGTAGGTTTCTATGTTGACGGTGTTTATTATGCACGTCCAGCAGCAACAACTTTAGATTTTATTGATGTGGATCAAATTGAGGTACTACGCGGGCCACAAGGATCATTGTTTGGAAAAAACACAACTGCAGGAGCTTTTAATATAACTTCTCGCAAACCAAGCTTTACTTCGGGTGCCGATTTTGAAGTTAGTTACGGAAATTATTCTTATCTACAAGCAAAAGCATCTGTTACAGGAGCTTTGGCAAAAAAATTAGCAGGACGATTATCATTTTCGGGTACGTCACGAGATGGTTTAGTTGAAAACATTGCCACAGGTAGATCAACCAATACCTTGAACAACCAAGGATTTAGAGGACAATTATTGTTTACTCCGACAGAAAACACCAATATCACTTTGTCTGCCGACCTTACCACTCAACGCCCAGATGGATATGCTCAAGTTGTTGCGGGTGTCGCTCCAACGCAAAGAGCCGCTTACCGTCAATTTAACGCTATCATTGCCGATTTGAATTACAAATTACCAACTTTGAATGCTTTTGATCGAAAAATTGACCACGATACTCCATGGCGTTCTGGACAAGATCTTGGTGGTGCATCCCTAAATATAGACACAAAAATTGGAAAAGGAACACTTACCTCTACTACAGCGTGGCGTTTTTGGAATTGGGATCCATCAAATGACAGGGATTTTACAGGATTACAACAACTAGCAAAATCACAAAATCCTTCGAGACAAACACAAATTACCCAAGAGGTTCGCTACGCAGGACAAATTGCCAAAAATTTAACTGGTGTTGCAGGTGTCTTCTTCATTGACCAAACTGTAAAAACAAACGGAACAGAAGAATCTGGTAATGCACAATGGAGATTTGCTCAAGACAGTCCTAGTAATACCCCTGCTGGTGCATTATGGAAAACCCCAGGACTTCTTGAAGGATATGGAATAAAAACCGTTTCGAGTATTAGATCATCCAGTGCCGCAACTTTCGGTCAATTGGATTGGGCGGTCACTGAAAAACTTCATATTTTACCTGGCTTACGATACAATTTTGACAAAAAAGACGCCGATTACAACCGTAAAACGTACGGTGGACTTCAGACCACAGATCCAGCATTAATAGCATTAAAAAAGAAGGTTTATACTGATCAAGCTTTTTCATCAAGCACTGATAACACGGACTTTTCTGGAAACATAACAGCATCTTATAAAGCAACTGATAAAATTAATGTTTATGGTACTTATGCGAAAAGTTACAAACCAGTTGGGGTGAATGTAGCTGGACTTCCTACACCAGCAGCAGGTCAAACACTAGCTGATCTTGCAGTAGTTAAACCGGAAAGTGTAAACCATTATGAAGTGGGTGTAAAAACATCTCCATTTAAAAACTCAATATTGAATTTGACAGCTTTTGATACCGAAATTAAAGATTATCAAACCAATGTTCAATCTCCTGAATTAGGCGTTAACCGCGGATATCTTGCAAACGCAGATAAAGTACGAGTAAGAGGTTTTGAAGTTGATGCGAGTATAGTAGCAAACAAAAATTTAAGTTTCAATGGAGCATTATCCTATACTGAAGGAATCTATCAAAAATTTACAAATGCCCCATTACCTTTGGAAGAAACAGGAGCAGCGGTTTCATTCAAAGATGTTTCAGGAACTGATTTGCCAGGTATTTCAAGATGGGCTGGAACTTTGGGAGGAGAATATTCTAGAGACGCAAAATTCTTCGGAAATAACGGAAAAATATTCCTAGCAATCGATTCTTATTCTCGTTCTTCATTCTCATCGAGTCCTTCTGCTTCAAAATATCTAGTGGTTCCAGGCTATTCTATTTTCAATGGTCGTCTTGGTTTCCGCGCATCAGAAGGATTATCAGTTCATATTTGGGGACGTAACCTTTTTAACAAAAATTATTATGAGCAATTATTGCCTGCCGGAGGAAACGCAGGACAATATGCAGCAGTACTGGGAGACCAGATTACTTATGGAGTTACATTAAAGTATTCTCTATAA
- a CDS encoding RrF2 family transcriptional regulator, with protein sequence MLSHKTKYALKALLYLAQQDENHISRTIEIAEGANIPKKFLEQILLDLKRGHFVGSKQGKYGGYYLLKDKETITLADIHRLFDGAIALLPCASLNFYERCTDCQNEAECHLRHGLVAIRDETLKAMQGITIASLVKK encoded by the coding sequence ATGCTTTCACACAAAACCAAATACGCTCTTAAAGCACTTCTTTATCTAGCTCAGCAAGATGAAAACCATATTTCAAGAACTATTGAAATTGCGGAAGGAGCCAATATTCCAAAAAAGTTTTTGGAACAAATACTTTTGGATTTAAAAAGAGGCCATTTTGTAGGTAGTAAACAGGGAAAATACGGCGGATATTACCTTTTAAAAGACAAAGAAACCATTACTTTGGCCGATATTCACCGATTATTTGACGGAGCAATCGCATTACTTCCTTGTGCTTCATTAAATTTTTATGAGCGTTGCACCGATTGCCAAAACGAAGCGGAATGCCATCTACGACACGGATTGGTCGCTATTCGAGATGAAACTTTGAAAGCAATGCAAGGCATTACTATCGCCTCATTAGTAAAAAAATAA
- a CDS encoding TPM domain-containing protein, which yields MKIPTLKKLNSNGIFQLAFLLIVLFSSNCVFSQFTIPEKPSLQTSVYDYANLLSPEEKAQLEEKLIKYSDSTTTQIVVITIESLKNENVNILATNWGQKWGVGGTQKDDNGVIILLAKNEHKIAINPGYGLEDRLTAGIGGEIIRNIIIPEFKAGSYYRGLDKGTDALFDVFKGKYKGERKQQHREKEFPLFPFIIIVLIILFLFSKNRNSGGGNSGNRGGGGGPSLLDVIILSNLGRGFGGGGGGFGGSSGGGFGGGGFGGGFGGGGFSGGGSSGSW from the coding sequence ATGAAAATTCCAACATTAAAAAAATTAAATTCCAACGGGATTTTTCAATTAGCATTCTTACTGATTGTACTTTTTTCAAGCAATTGTGTCTTCTCTCAATTTACAATTCCAGAAAAACCGAGTTTACAAACTTCCGTTTATGATTATGCCAATCTTTTGAGTCCAGAGGAAAAAGCCCAACTCGAAGAAAAACTCATTAAATATTCGGATTCGACAACAACCCAAATTGTAGTAATTACTATCGAAAGCCTCAAGAACGAAAACGTTAATATTCTCGCTACCAATTGGGGGCAAAAATGGGGAGTTGGAGGAACTCAAAAAGACGATAATGGTGTTATAATACTTTTGGCCAAAAACGAACACAAAATAGCCATCAATCCTGGTTATGGTCTCGAAGACAGATTAACCGCCGGAATTGGTGGAGAAATAATTAGAAATATTATTATTCCCGAATTCAAAGCCGGAAGTTATTATCGTGGTCTAGACAAAGGAACCGATGCGCTATTTGATGTTTTCAAAGGCAAATACAAAGGAGAACGCAAACAACAACACAGAGAAAAAGAATTTCCGCTTTTTCCATTCATTATCATTGTTCTCATCATTTTGTTTTTATTTTCCAAAAACCGAAATTCAGGCGGTGGCAATTCCGGTAACCGAGGCGGAGGCGGAGGCCCTAGCCTACTCGACGTAATTATCCTAAGCAATCTCGGAAGAGGTTTCGGTGGCGGTGGAGGAGGCTTCGGAGGTTCATCTGGAGGTGGCTTTGGCGGCGGAGGTTTCGGTGGCGGCTTTGGCGGTGGCGGATTCTCCGGTGGAGGCTCCAGCGGAAGTTGGTAA